CCCGATCACCGAGCTGCTCGAGCTCAGCGCGGACGCCGCCATGGTGATCGTGGGCAGCCGCGGGCGGGGTGGCTTCAAGGGCTCCGTGCTCGGTTCCACCGGGCAGGCCCTGATCGCGCACGCCGACGCCCCGGTCGTCGTGGTCCGCCCGCTCGACTGAGCCCCGCCCGACGCCCTCTCGTCCCGGGCCCCTCTCGTCCCGCGGTCGACTTGCCACAAACGCACCTCCCACGCGCCGCGGAAGGTGCGTCTTTGGCAAGTCGGCGAGGGCGGGGGCCGGGGCGGGCGCCGCGGTCAGCCGGGGCCGTAGAGCGAGGGGAAGGCTGCATCCGGGCGCGGGGTACGCCGCACCGCCGGGTTGTAGCGCAGGCTGTTGGGCACCCGGGCGCATTCGGGGCCGATTCGCAGGGTGTCGGCGATGGCGCCCTGCTCGCGCAACCGCAGCAGGTCGGCGGTGACGATGTCGCGCAGGGTCTGCGGGTCGATGGTGTTCAGGTAGATCTTGGTGCCGCCCTCGAACCCGGCGATGGTGGACAGCCGCCACTTGATCAGCACCCGCCAGGGCATCGGCACGTCACCGTCCGGCGGCTTGTGGTGCCATTCCTCGTTGCACGGCACCCCTGGGCCCGACGCCGCGTGCAGGGCGTGGATCAGGTCGGACATGCCGCGCAGCTCGGTGGTGGAGTGCAGCCAGGGTTGCGGCCGCTCGCTGCGGGAGAAGATCTCCAGGGTGGGGTAGCGGTGGCCGAAGCCGGCGAAGGCCACCGCATGGTCGTTCTCGGTGACCGTCAGGTTGTGCTGCGCCGCGTAGTCGACGGCGAACTCGTTGTAGACGTTCGGGTTGGCCCGGGCCCGCTGGATCTCCAGCTCGGCCTGCATCCCGCGCTCGTCGATGGCCACCAGCTGCTTGTGCAGATGGTCGAAGGACGCGCCGGCCGGGCGCAGCCAGTTCTGGAACACCGCGACGTAGCGGACGTACGGGTTGGTGGCATAGAGGTCGCGCTGGGCGTCGATGGTGAAGCGCAGGTAGGAGTCGTGCTCGTCCGGGGTCAGCGTGCCCGACGAGGCCAGCTGGCCGTCGTTCTCCGCGTCGTCGGGGTAGTGC
This genomic window from Nakamurella multipartita DSM 44233 contains:
- a CDS encoding DUF4921 family protein → MSDGTLKQINPFTGTQVWTVPGRARRPLRAPEPATTAPLTDELRTGACAFCPEHYRQTPPEKARLVTGTQGERMIRHLRADQLFDTVADFRRIPNLFEIVSFDYWQLNYGHQLAPAQREAMADYLSTDAGRAHVAALVERRTQQPWAHMSQADREAHVEDFFGGGHDVIVARRHYPDDAENDGQLASSGTLTPDEHDSYLRFTIDAQRDLYATNPYVRYVAVFQNWLRPAGASFDHLHKQLVAIDERGMQAELEIQRARANPNVYNEFAVDYAAQHNLTVTENDHAVAFAGFGHRYPTLEIFSRSERPQPWLHSTTELRGMSDLIHALHAASGPGVPCNEEWHHKPPDGDVPMPWRVLIKWRLSTIAGFEGGTKIYLNTIDPQTLRDIVTADLLRLREQGAIADTLRIGPECARVPNSLRYNPAVRRTPRPDAAFPSLYGPG